From a region of the Paenibacillus sp. R14(2021) genome:
- a CDS encoding sensor histidine kinase, translating into MMLSFVRKSNLTSVGVKVFGFYVASMLIIIAVMGYLAYDKSAEMIETKIGGMALQNVQQMSKRLDTILAGYEDRSLLVLGNKNIQKQLVGDFQNGLERIDTNNDNTAFLANLVNSRNDIENIYLLGEKGYSFRYSPRDSFPVYNPYAADYAETEWYKRVREADGQVVYFGIGPSLIRGEQPGAGPVFCFGRAEKDVNRRGEIIGVLLYEMDPIEITDLLAEIDYDGSGMNILIDQEKRIVGDKDGLLGAIPIGLPLSKANQGIFSSQKGGENKLVVYNRLETADWTLVGMMRGTDLMKEARDIRWYMLTLGVIFSSIGILLAVIIASSVHLPLQKMIRAMRKAKNGDFDVRIMDKREDEFGYLFIHFNEMVARIKALINELYVQKLLEQGLQLKMLGSQINAHFLYNTLDSVHWIARIHKVDDISTMVFGLSKYLRLSLSEGKDEVAISQIAQLIDSYIMIQKVRYRDKFSLHLHVDESLGDYKVLKSIFQPIVENAIYHGLEKKSGKGRLDVSFLQEGGSLKFIVVDDGKGIAPDKLKELREQLLRRGGDTIEGSHFALRNINAQIQIAYGSPYGIEIDSWSGQGTRVTLTVPLLRSDPVRQIS; encoded by the coding sequence ATGATGCTGTCTTTCGTTCGCAAATCGAATCTAACTTCGGTAGGCGTTAAGGTGTTCGGCTTCTACGTCGCAAGCATGCTGATTATTATCGCCGTTATGGGCTATCTCGCCTATGACAAATCCGCGGAAATGATCGAAACCAAAATCGGGGGCATGGCACTCCAAAACGTACAGCAAATGAGCAAGCGGCTCGATACGATTCTGGCGGGCTACGAGGACCGCTCGCTGCTCGTTCTCGGCAACAAGAATATCCAGAAGCAGCTGGTCGGAGACTTTCAGAACGGGCTGGAGCGGATCGATACGAACAATGACAACACGGCGTTTCTCGCCAATCTCGTCAATTCCAGAAACGATATCGAGAACATCTATCTGCTCGGAGAGAAGGGCTATTCCTTCCGGTATTCGCCGCGAGATTCGTTTCCCGTCTACAATCCGTACGCTGCCGATTATGCTGAAACCGAATGGTACAAGCGAGTTCGCGAGGCGGACGGGCAAGTCGTTTACTTCGGCATCGGGCCTTCCCTGATCAGAGGCGAGCAGCCCGGCGCGGGGCCGGTGTTCTGCTTTGGCCGGGCGGAGAAGGACGTCAACCGGCGCGGCGAAATTATCGGCGTGCTGCTGTACGAGATGGATCCCATCGAAATTACGGATCTTCTTGCGGAGATCGACTACGATGGTTCCGGCATGAATATACTCATTGATCAAGAAAAACGAATTGTCGGAGACAAGGACGGCTTGCTGGGCGCAATCCCCATCGGCCTTCCGCTGTCGAAGGCGAATCAAGGCATATTCAGCAGTCAGAAGGGCGGCGAGAACAAGCTCGTCGTCTACAACCGGCTGGAAACCGCGGACTGGACGCTGGTCGGCATGATGCGCGGTACGGACTTAATGAAGGAAGCCCGGGATATCCGCTGGTATATGCTAACGCTCGGCGTCATATTCTCCTCGATCGGCATCTTGCTGGCGGTCATTATTGCATCGTCGGTGCACCTGCCGCTGCAGAAGATGATTCGGGCGATGCGCAAAGCAAAGAACGGGGATTTCGACGTGCGGATCATGGACAAGCGGGAGGATGAATTCGGGTATTTATTCATTCATTTCAACGAAATGGTAGCTCGGATCAAAGCGCTGATCAACGAGCTGTACGTGCAGAAGCTGCTGGAGCAGGGGCTTCAGCTGAAGATGCTGGGCTCGCAGATCAATGCTCATTTTCTATACAATACCTTGGATTCCGTGCACTGGATTGCCCGCATTCATAAGGTCGACGACATCAGTACGATGGTCTTCGGCTTGTCCAAGTATTTGAGGCTAAGTCTAAGCGAAGGCAAGGATGAGGTCGCCATCAGCCAGATTGCGCAATTGATCGACAGCTATATTATGATTCAAAAGGTTCGGTACCGGGATAAATTCTCGCTGCATCTGCACGTGGACGAGTCGCTTGGCGACTACAAGGTGTTGAAATCGATCTTCCAGCCGATTGTGGAGAATGCCATCTATCACGGGCTGGAGAAGAAATCGGGTAAGGGCAGGCTCGATGTTTCGTTCCTTCAGGAAGGCGGCAGCTTGAAGTTTATCGTGGTGGACGATGGGAAAGGAATTGCGCCGGATAAGCTGAAGGAGCTGCGCGAGCAGCTGCTGCGGCGCGGCGGGGATACGATCGAGGGAAGCCATTTTGCACTTCGCAATATTAATGCTCAGATTCAAATCGCTTACGGCTCGCCGTACGGTATCGAAATCGACAGCTGGAGCGGCCAGGGGACGCGGGTCACGCTGACCGTTCCGCTGTTAAGGAGTGATCCCGTCAGACAAATCAGCTAG